From a single Nicotiana tabacum cultivar K326 chromosome 8, ASM71507v2, whole genome shotgun sequence genomic region:
- the LOC107768545 gene encoding NPL4-like protein 1, whose protein sequence is MMIRIRSRDGLERVTIDNPHATISQLKAQIESQLRVPVQSQTLSTNQNLLLAKTLDDWTRFTDMSNPNTTISSLNLTHGSIVYLAYEGERTVAGPAVNPAGSFGKKMTMDDLIAKQMRVTRQENPHCELVSFDRDAANAFQHYVNETLAFAVKRGGFMYGTVSPEGKVEVDFIYEPPQQGTEESLILLRDPDEEKVVDALAIGLGMRKVGFIFTQTISQDKKDYTMSTAEVLQAAELHAEGDLKEWVTAIVKLEVNEDGAADVHFEAFQMSDMCVRLFKEGWFETEVNKDEVIDPKLSKMKKDVVVGVKDTREVDNDFFLVVVKIADHQGPLSSSFPIENRNIPVSMRALKDHFNRTKNLSFVKRISDFHLLLLLAKFLDINADVPALAECVHTQTAVPEGYQLLIESMASAS, encoded by the exons ATGATGATCAGAATCAGAAGCAGAGATGGGCTAGAACGAGTCACCATTGACAATCCACACGCCACAATTTCccaactcaaagctcaaatcGAGTCCCAGCTTCGAGTTCCGGTTCAATCCCAAACCCTATCTACAAATCAGAACCTCTTGCTCGCCAAAACCCTTGACGATTGGACCAGGTTCACCGATATGTCAAACCCTAATACAACAATCTCCTCTCTCAACTTAACCCACGGCTCGATAGTGTACCTCGCGTACGAGGGCGAGCGGACCGTCGCCGGTCCGGCTGTCAACCCCGCCGGTTCGTTCGGTAAAAAAATGACCATGGATGACCTAATTGCAAAGCAAATGCGAGTTACAAGACAAGAAAACCCTCACTGTGAGCTGGTTTCGTTCGATCGCGACGCAGCCAATGCGTTTCAGCATTATGTGAACGAAACCCTAGCGTTTGCCGTGAAACGCGGCGGGTTTATGTACGGCACAGTGTCCCCTGAGGGGAAAGTGGAGGTTGATTTCATCTACGAGCCGCCACAGCAAGGGACGGAGGAAAGTTTGATACTTTTACGCGATCCTGATGAGGAGAAAGTAGTGGATGCGTTAGCTATTGGATTAGGGATGAGGAAAGTAGGGTTTATATTTACACAGACAATTAGTCAGGATAAAAAAGATTACACAATGTCGACTGCGGAAGTTTTGCAGGCGGCTGAGTTACATGCTGAGGGTGATTTGAAGGAGTGGGTGACGGCTATAGTGAAGCTCGAGGTGAATGAGGATGGCGCTGCGGATGTACATTTCGAGGCGTTTCAGATGAGTGATATGTGTGTGAGGTTGTTTAAAGAAGGGTGGTTTGAGACAGAGGTTAATAAGGATGAGGTGATTGATCCAAAGCTTTCTAAGATGAAGAAAGATGTGGTGGTTGGAGTAAAGGACACTAGAGAAGTTGATAACGACTTTTTCTTGGTCGTTGTCAAGATTGCTGATCATCAG GGTCCTTTATCATCATCTTTTCCTATTGAAAACAGGAATATTCCAGTGAGCATGAGAGCATTAAAAGATCATTTCAATCGAACAAAGAATCTTTCTTTTGTGAAGCGAATCTCAGATTTCCATTTACTACTGCTGCTGGCCAAATTTTTGGACATCAATGCAGATGTTCCAGCGTTGGCGGAATGTGTGCATACACAGACAGCTGTTCCAGAAGGTTACCAGCTCCTTATAGAATCCATGGCTAGTGCCTCTTGA
- the LOC107768544 gene encoding rho GTPase-activating protein 2, giving the protein MTGLVMVTRGGGCGNVKSSSKESANTEMQNQQQLSLVDFILAALRKSMVSCRVERQEEAICNAVHQMEIGWPTNVQHLTHVTFDRFHGFLGLPVEFEVEIPCRVPSASVSVFGVSAESMQCSYDTRGNSVPTILLLMQERLYSHNGLKAEGIFRINPENSKEEHVRDQLNRGIVPDDIDVHCLAGLIKAWFRELPSGVLDGLSPEQVLQCNTEEEFVELVKQLKPTETALLNWAIDLMADVVEQEESNKMNARNIAMVFAPNMTQMSDPLTALMHAVQVMNLLKTLIMKTLRERGETEDGDYSPMSSRSSGRQQTDEEFDSQQEEMDTSCESTGPASDDDDEQRRYSYSSEERDEVESLSEIEESFLRQLDENEHAKNDFRKQLEGILCRENVISLTAASTDNGDSSILFSDSKIETSGLSTSDGEDSKDTSVTMVHKAESKRSSTGACGSMEDINMVDVNMAESAVPVQ; this is encoded by the exons atgacGGGGTTGGTGATGGTGACAAGAGGGGGTGGGTGTGGAAATGTGAAGAGCAGTTCAAAGGAAAGTGCTAATACTGAAATGCAAAATCAACAGCAGTTGTCTTTAGTTGATTTTATCTTAGctgctttaagaaaatcaatggTGTCTTGTCGTGTAGAACGACAAGAAGAAGCGATATGTAATGCTGTTCATCAAATGGAAATAGGATGGCCCACAAATGTGCAACATTTGACCCATGTCACTTTCGATCGGTTTCATGGGTTTTTGGGTCTTCCTGTTGAgtttgaagttgaaattccatgTAGAGTTCCCAGTGCCAG CGTCAGCGTGTTTGGTGTATCTGCAGAGTCGATGCAGTGTTCTTATGATACAAGGGGAAATAGTGTCCCAACTATTCTCTTGTTAATGCAAGAACGTTTATACTCACACAATGGTCTTAAG GCTGAAGGAATTTTTCGAATTAACCCAGAGAATAGCAAGGAGGAGCATGTAAGGGATCAACTAAATAGAGGCATTGTGCCTGACGACATTGATGTTCATTGTTTGGCTGGTCTCATCAAAGCCTGGTTCCGAGAACTGCCATCAGGTGTGCTCGATGGGCTTTCACCGGAACAGGTTTTGCAATGCAACACGGAGGAGGAATTCGTTGAGCTTGTGAAACAGCTTAAACCAACTGAGACTGCTTTGCTCAACTGGGCAATTGATCTTATGGCTGATGTTGTTGAACAAGAGGAATCCAACAAAATGAATGCTAGAAATATTGCAATGGTTTTTGCCCCAAACATGACCCAG ATGTCTGATCCATTGACAGCTCTCATGCACGCCGTTCAAGTGATGAACTTGCTGAAGACCCTGATCATGAAAACACTACGAGAGCGCGGAGAGACAGAAGATGGAGACTACTCACCCATGTCATCTCGTTCTTCTGGTAGACAACAAACTGATGAGGAATTTGACTCCCAACAAGAAGAGATGGACACTAGCTGCGAATCAACAGGACCAGCATCAGATGACGATGATGAGCAACGTCGCTACAGCTACAGCAGTGAAGAAAGAGATGAAGTTGAGTCATTGAGTGAGATAGAAGAAAGCTTCCTACGGCAGTTGGACGAGAATGAGCACGCAAAAAATGACTTCCGGAAACAGCTAGAAGGAATTTTATGCAGAGAAAATGTTATTTCCTTGACTGCTGCATCTACTGATAATGGAGattcttctattttattttcggACAGTAAAATCGAGACTTCTGGCTTGAGCACTAGCGATGGTGAAGACTCAAAAGACACTTCTGTTACTATGGTGCATAAAGCGGAGTCAAAGAGATCATCAACTGGAGCATGTGGAAGCATGGAGGATATCAATATGGTAGACGTAAACATGGCAGAATCTGCTGTTCCTGTGCAGTAG